The genomic window CCGGCTTGGGGCGGGTGACTTCCAGTTCCGCTAAACGGAACTGGTTTTGGATGTCGTTCATGCCGCGTTTTAGATCGCGGTAGCTGCCGCCCAACGTGCGGGCGACTTCCGGTAGCTTGGCGCCGAACAGCAACACGGCAACGACGCCGATAACCATCAGTTCAAAAAAGCTGAGTCCAAACACAAACGTATCCTCGGTTCCAATCTGGCGCCGCCGCGCGGTCGCCCTCTGCTCGCTGGGGATCGACTCTCCCTTGGCGGGGAGAGGTAAGGCAAGCCCCGATTATGGTTTAACGTCCCAAACAATGGACGGTGCGTTAAACGGCGGTTTTGGATTTGGAGTCGGCGTCTTGGGAAGCGACGTCGTCGTTGTCGAGGCTGTCGTTCATGCCGCCTTTAAATTCGTTGATGCTGCGTCCCATGTTGCGCATCAGCGAAGGCAGTCGCGAGCCTCCAAACAGCAGCAATGCGACAAACAGAACGATCAGCATCTCGGGTAATCCGGGCATGCCGATTGCAAACAGCAAATGACTCATGAAACGCTCTCGCGAGTAGAGGGTAGGTGGGATTTCGGATCCGCTGGTTGGACAGCACCCGGAATGTTTGGTCTGGATATCGGAGCAACGTCTATCGTTACAACAAGATGACGCTGCAACAGGATAGCAGACCAACGGGTGCGGGGAGTGGTTTCCATTGGGGGATCCACAGGGGCACACGCTGTGTGGGACCCTGTACTTCATTTTATTGTCGGCGGCCCGACTGTCAAAGGAAGAACTGTCAGGAATCCTACACAGTTCTCCCGGCAACCGGTCCTAGGGATTAGGAAAACTGAGCAATTCGGGCCGAATTACAGCCAGTTTTGCAGCCGGTCGAGGGCCACCATCAGCTGATTCCATTCGGTGACCACTTCGAAAGTCGGCAAAGTGTCGCAGTCATCGCGGTCGAATCCCTGTTCGCTCAGGCGGATCGTGGCGTCGAGCACGAACATTTCGCCGCTGCTGGCCTGTTCCGCCTTCTCTTTGGCCGTGTCGACCGCGTCGTCATAGGTGGGCACGATCTGCTGCATCGCTTTGTGAACAGCCCACAGGGCGGCGCGTTGAGCGTCCTGAGCCGAAACCACGGTGCGAACGGTTCCCGATTGGATGTAATACTTAGGCATTTTGGCTGTCCTTGGCGAACGAGGAGGTCCCCGGCGGCCTGCGGCAGGCTGCCGACGCGTTGCGATGTGCTTCGCTACAAGGGGTATCGCCGGCCGCCGGACACCTTAGGTCCGCAGCCGCGGACGCAGCTCGGCGGCCAGGAAAAACGAGCCGCAAATCACCACCATGCCCTCCCCGCCGACCGCTTCCGCCGCCGCCTCCAATGCATCGGCTGGCCGATCGATCACCCGGATTTCGCTCGCTCGCGGTTGCCGATCCGCAGGCTCCGCAGCCATTTCGGCCAGCTCTCGCGGGTCTCGCCAGCGTGGGTTTTCATGGAATCGCGTCAATACCAGCAAGTCAGCCACCTCGCGCAGCTGCCGCAGCTGGACTGCGGCGTCTTTGTCGTGGCTGGTGCCAAACACCACCGCCACCGGCTTGCCCGCTGCCCGCCTACCGATCACCTCGCATAATGCTTCCACCGAATCCTCGTTATGTGCCGCATCCAAGAGGACGATGGCCCCTGTGGAGGGGTGGGTGAATCGTTCGGTTCTAGCCGGGCAGACGGTGTTTAGCAGTCCGCGGCGTTGATCGGGCAGCGAAGCGGTCAGGCTGCCCGTGCTGGCCAGAGCGTCCATCACGGCCAGTGCGATGGCGGCGTTGCGGCCTTGATGGGCGCCCTCAAGCGGCACCTGCCAGCCCTGGCGAGCGATGCAGTCGGGGGTATGGGTACGAAAGTCAAACCGCGTTCCCCATTCGGGTGGCTGAGGGTCGATTTTTACGCTAAATTCGCGGCCGATCTGCCACAGCGGCGCGCCGCGTTGGCGGGCGTGCGAGCGAATCACCTCGGCGGCCGGACCCTCGGCGACGCCACTGATCGCCAGCACGCCGGGTTTGAAAATACCGGCTTTTTCCGCCGCGATTTCCGCGACCGTATGCCCCAGGATATGTTGGTGATCCAGCCCCACCGAAGTGATCGCGGTGACTTGGGGGTGGCAGACGTTGGTGCTGTCGAGGCGTCCTCCCAGGCCCACTTCCAGAACGGCGGCCCGGCAGTTCTGGCGGCGGAAATGCAGCAGGGCGATGGCGGTAGTGAGTTCGAAGAAGGTGGCTGAACCCTTGCCGTCGCGTTCAAGTCGCTCGGCGGCCTCGCGGACCTGGGCGACCAGTTCCACCAGGTTCGCCGCGTCGCAGTTCGTGCCGTCGACGCGAAAACGTTCGCCCAATTCGTTCAGGTGGGGGGAGGTATACAGCCCGGTGCGGTGTCCGGCCGCCGTCAGCATGGCAGCCACCATCGTGGACGTGCTGCCCTTGCCCTTGGTGCCGCCGACGTGCACCACCGCCAGTCCCTGGTCCGGATCGTCCAGTTCGCGGAGTAACCCGCGCATTCGCGCCAACCGAAACGGAAAGGCCTTCGAGGGCGCCGGCAGGCGTTCGTAATTGATGCGACCGTAAAGAAAATCCATGGCCTGGGCCAACGGCGTGTCGCGGGAATCGTGTGGGGAATCGTGTGCCAAACCGGTTGCCTCGAGTCAATGCGGGCTTGTATTGCAGAGAAATTCCGCCAAAACGGTTCCAACCGAACCGTCCCTGCCGATGGGGCGTAACACCGCATAAGTCTATTCGTCTACTGTCTCTCTATCGCACACCGCGGAAAGAATCGCCGTGGAGACTAAACCAACCGCAGTCGCTACCGAACCCACCCCCTCCTCTTCATCCAGTACGGATCGGGAGGTGGTGATCGAAACACGTAACCTGAGCAAGATATACCGCGACTTTTGGGGCCGGAAGAAGGTCCACGCTTTGAAAAGTCTGGATATCGAAGTCCAGAAGGGTGAAATCTTTGGTTTGCTGGGCCCCAACGGCAGCGGCAAATCGACGACCATCAAGTTGATCTTGGGACTGTTGTTCCCCACCAGCGGCCGAGTCCTGGTGTTCGACAAAGATGCCACCGAAACCCGCAAGAACGAACGCATCGGGTATCTGCCCGAAGAATCGTATCTGTACAAATTCTTGACCGCCGAAGAAACGCTCGACTTCTATGGTCGCCTGTTCGACATGTCGGGCGAAGACCGCCGTCGCCGAGTCGAGGAGTTGATCAAGCTGGTCGGCTTGGAGCACGCTCGCCATCGCCAACTGCGTGAGTACTCCAAGGGGATGACCCGCCGCGTCGGTCTGGCTCAGGCCCTGATCAACGATCCCGACCTGATTATGCTGGACGAACCGACCACGGGCTTGGACCCCATTGGTACCCGTGAGATGAAGGACTTGATCCTGAATCTGCGGGACCAGGGTAAGACCGTGCTGCTGTGCAGCCACCAGTTGGCCGACGTCCAAGATGTTTGTGACCGGGTGGCGATTTTGCACCAGGGCGAACTGAAAGAATTGGGCCGGGTCAGCGACTTGCTGAAGGTCCAGGACGTCACCGAGGTGCACGCTCGCGGTCTGTCCGACGAAGCCAAGACCGAAATCGCGGAATTGATCCGTCGGCACGGTGGTGAAATCGATTCGATCGATAACCCCACGGCCACCATGGAAGACCTGTTCCTGAACATCGTTCGCGAAAGCGAATCGCGGCCCGGAGCCCGTCGTTTGTCGACGGCTACCGATCAGGCTGCTGATACCAACAGCGACGCGGGCAAGCAGGACGGGGACGCTTAACGATGACCTTACAGCCTGAAGATTTTTGGTCGTACAGCGAATGGCTGCTGCGGCCCGATGCGTTTCTGCAAAGCGCCTTGCTGCAAGGCATCGTGCTGACCATCCTGGCGGTCCTGATCGGATTGGTGGTGGGATATCTGTTGTCGGCCTCCCGCAACGGGCCCAGCGAAGGTTTTTATTCGGTGGCCCGCGTGATCCGCGACCTGTTCGTCACGGACCTGCCCGGCACCTCCGCCGCCCGCGTCTACGCCCTGGCACGGTTGGCCTTTAAAGAAGCCATTCGACGCCGCGTGCTGGTGGTTGCGGGGATCTTTGTGGTCGGATTGCTGTTCGCCGGTTGGTATCTAAATCCCAACAGTGAAGATCCGGCTCGGCTGTACATCAGCTTTGTGCTGACGGCGACCAACTACCTGATTCTGTTGTTGGCGTTGTTCATCAGCTGCTTCAGTATCCCCGCCGATATTCAAAACAAGACGCTCTACACGATCGTCACCAAACCGGTGCGAGCCACCGAGATCGTGCTCGGCCGCGTGCTGGGATTTGTCGCCGTGGGCACCTGTCTGTTGGTGCCGATGGGAATCGCCAGTTACGTCTTTGTGGTCCGAGGTCTGGATCACGATCACGCGGGCATCGAAGAGATCGCTCGCCAGGATGACGGCACCTACGTCGGCAAGACGACCTATGATCGCAACCATTCGCACACCTTCCGCTTGTTCGAAGACGAAGCCGGCAACCTGGAAGGCGTCACCGATTTCGCTCGCGGCCACCAACATGTGATCTCCAAAGCCAAGGGTTCGGAAGAGTACGAGATCGGGCCGCCGATCGGTGCCTTGACCGCTCGCGTGCCTTCGTACGGGAAACTGTACTTCCTCGACCGTTCCGGCCAGCAGACCGACCAGGGGATCGATACCGGTAATGAAAAAGGCAAAGGCGGCTACGGCAGCGCCGGCCTGGAACGCCTGATTGGACGTACGTCGCAGGCTCGGCGGATCGAATTCGGCTATATCGAAGGCGGCAACTTGAGTGCCGGTATTTTGACCTTCCCCAACGTCACCGCTGATCGCTACCAGGATGGCCTGCCCCTGCAATTAAATCTTCGCGCCTATCGTGCTTATAAAGGCGATATCGAACGCGGCTTGCGAGGCACCGTGACGCTGCGGAATCCGGAAACCGGCGCCGCCAGTAACGCGCGGGCCTTTGAGGTCGACGAGTACGAGGTGGATGAGTTTTTGATTCCGCTGACGCTGGACGGCAACGACGGCGAGAAGAACCGCGACCTGAATGTGTTTGAAGACTTGGTCACCGAAGACGGGCGACTGCAAATCGAAATCCGCTGCCTCGACCGCGGCCAGTACCTGGGGCTGACCCAAGGCGACGTGTTTCTCAAGCCCCGTGAAAACTCCTTCGCCTGGAACTTCACCAAAGCTTACATTTCGATTTGGTTGCAGATGGTGATGGTGATCTCCTTCGGCGTTATGTTCAGCACCTTCCTGAACGGCTCGGTGGCCATGCTGTTGACTTTGGTGTGCGTGCTGATGGGCTTCTCGGCCGAGGCCATTTATGACGTGCGGCACCACATCGATATCAATAAACCGATGGGCGGCGGGCCTCTGGAATCCTTGATTAGGATTGTCAAGCAGGACGCCATGACCACGGATTTGGATGTCGATAATTTGACCGGCAAAATCGTCCAAGGCGTCGATACGGTGATCGTGTACAGCATGGACGTGATCGCGACTTCGCTGCCCAACCTGCCAAAAATGGTGGGCACCGCCGAATACACGGCAAGTGGTTTTGACATCTTTGGTAGCTTGCTGGCTCGCCACGCTACCACCACGTTGGCGTATTTCTTGCTGGCGTTCTTTGTGAGTTACTTCTGTCTTAAGACAAGGGAGATCGCAGCGTGAATTTATCGCACGGTCTAATCAATAAGCTGGTCTATTTGGCGATTCTGATCCTGATGTTGATCCCTCTGTTCCTGCTGGGCCAGCCCAGCGGTGGTGGCGATTCGTCCGGCGGTCAGTTGACGCAAATGCGCGACGACTTCGAAATTTCCGAAGCGGATTTGGGCGAAATTAATCCGGCCAGCGAAACCATGAAACTGTCGACGCTGGGCCTCCGCGGGCCGGCCGCCACGTTGCTGTGGCACAAAGCCCACACCCAGGAGGTCAATCACGAATGGGATCGGCTGCGGGCGACGCTGAATAATATCTCGTTGCTGCAACCGCACTTCGAAAAGGTCTGGGAATTCCAGGCTCATAACATCTCCTACAATATCTCCGCTCAGTTCGACGACTATCGCCAACGCTACGCTTGGGTGATCGGCGGTACGGAGTATCTGTCCAAGGGCGTACGGCAAAACCGTAAATCGCCCGCCCTGGTCTGGCATACCGGTTGGTACTACGGCCAGAAACTGGGGATGTCCGACGAAAAGGAGCAGTTCCGACGCTTGTTCCGCGATGATAAACCCTTGCATGAACGGATCCGCGAAGAAGGCATCGACGTCGATAGCAACGAAACCCTGGGCCCGGACCGCAAACCGGATAACTGGTTGGTCGGCCGGCAATGGCTCAACCGCGGCTACCGAATGACTCGCGAGGGCGGAATTCCGCTGCGCCGCAAAACTCCGCTGCACTTCTATGAAACCGGACCCAAGTGGGTATTCAACTATGCGATCGCCATCGAACGCGAGGGCGAACTGTCCGACGCCGCCCAGCGGGCCTGGCAGAATGCCGGTAACGCCTGGACCGAATACAGCGAACAAACCATTCCCACGACCGCTGAATTTACCATTCGCTTGGGCGAACTGGACGAACTGCTACGCAAAATCTCGGATCAGGAAGCCGAGTTCGCTGAACTGACCGGCGATGTGCGGGAGCGAATGCGGACCGAAGCAATCGAGAATCTGTCGGCGAGAGATAAGAAGTTGTTGTCCATCCCCGCCGATGAACGAAACCCGCAGCAGGCTGCCGAGGTTGACAGGATTGAGCGTATGGTCAGTCCCCAGCCGCTGGACGTCGCCAAGAACATGCCCAGAGAGAAGAAGCTGGAAGCCATTGAATTGGCCGACGAAATCACTTTCTCGCGACGGCGATTGCAAAAAGTTGAAGGCTACCGCCAACAAGTCAACTTCGACTATTGGGCCACTCGCGCGGCCGCCGAGCAGACCACCGAAATGCTCGAAGCCCGTCGCTTGGTCTACGAAGCGGAACAGCTAAATGACCAAGCCAGGCTGGATGAAGCCATCGCAAAATACGAACAGGCCTGGGTCAAATGGGCGGCCGTATTTGATGAATATCCGCTGCTGATGTTCGATACCACCAGCGACGACCTGCTGGATATCCTCAAGCGATATCAGGCTGCTATCGACAGCGAGACCTTCGATAGCGGTTTCCCCCTGAAGGAATTCTGGGATATGCGCGAGTCCGGCGCTATGGATCCTCAGCACTATCAGCAGCTGGTCAAAGAACAGCGTGAGAAGGACGCCGAGCAACGCGCTCAAGGTGGTCTGCTAAATCTGGACTTCCGCGAAATGATGCTCGAAGCCCAACAGTCCAACGCCGCGGATGATGCGGATAAAGGCGAGGCAGGCGAGGCAGGTGAAGCGGATGCGGAGAAAGCCGAGGGCGAGAAAGAGGAAACCGGAGACGAGCCCGCAGGGGACCAGCCGGCGGACGAACAGCCCGCAACGGCGGAAGAAGACGCCGAAATGAAGGACGAGTCCCCGGAAGGCGAAGCGGAACCTGAAGCCGAACCAGAAGGCGAATCGGAGCCGGAAGGGGAAGCCGAACCAGAAGGCGAAGCGGAAGGGGAAGCCGAGACTGAGGGTGAACCTGAAACGGAACCCGCTGCCGAGTCAGACGCGGCGGAGGACGAAGCCAACGCACCGGAAGAAGAGCCGGAAGCCTAGTCTGCTTCATTGGCATTGGGTTCAAGCGGACCAAAGCAACAAGGCTCTATCTGAAAACCGAAAGACACAGGACGTTGCTTGGCCGCGATCTGTCCGCTGCGATGCAATCGGCGGAAATCACCAATGGGGTAATGGAGATTGGGTGACTTTGTGACCTCTAGCCAGCCGATTGTTCGGCGTGTTTGCCTTCGGCGAACTCTTCAATCGCCTTGTCGCAAAACGCTGGCAAGTCGTCAGGATTTCGGCTCGTCACCAGCCCTTCGTCGCAGACGCATTCCTCATCAACCCATTGGGCACCGGCGTTTTTCAAGTCCGTTTTCAGACTTGGCCAAGACGTCACCTTGCGGTCACGAACCACATCCGCTTCGATTAATGTCCAGGGGCCATGGCAAATCGCGGCGACCGGTTTGTGTTGTTTGAAGAAGTCGCGGACAAAACTCACGGAATCCTCACACGTTCGCAGTGCGTCTGGATTGGCAACGCCACCGGGCAACACAAGCCCATCGAAGTCTTCTGCCGAGACGCTGGCTACATTTTGATCTACCTCGAAGGTATCCGCCTTCTCGTCGTGGTTCATGCCTTGGATGCTTCCATCTTTGGGCGAGACCAAAACAACCTCCGCACCAGCGGCCTTGATCGCTTCCCACGGCTTGGTCAACTCGACTTGCTCGAAGCCATCGGTGGCAAGAAATGCGATCCGTTTGCCCGTTAGTGATTGTTTCGTCATCGTCGATTCTCCTGATTGTTGCTGTAAAAGTTGTTACTCGAACTCGAATGAATCCATCCAGTCACGATCGATAAACGGCCTTGTTATCGATTGGCGTTCAAGGACGCGCGAAGGCAATCATGCGTCTTCAACCCGAATGGCTTTGCTGTCGCGAATCGATTTTGCCATCGCCGCAAGGATTCGCATGTCCGCTAACCCCTCTTCGCCGGGGGTTCGCGGTTGGCGGTCCTCGAGAACGTCACGTGAGAAGTGGTCCATCTCCGACGTGAACTGATTAACTTCCGAGATTTCGTGATTCTTCACCATGGAATAAGAACCCGAGTCGCTCGCTTGATGCGTCAACAACCGCTGGCCGTTGTAGCTGAATGCAGGCGACAATTCGATCACACCATCGGTGCATGCGACGCGCAGAAAATCGCTGCGATGAGTGCCAAAGCTACAATCCAGGTTAGCCAATACACCGGAGGGAAATCGCAGCAAGCAGGATACGCTTTCGGGCACTTCGCGAAAGCGAGGATCATCGTGCGGTTGATGGGCTTGTGCGATAACTTCCACAGGTTCTTCCCCGGTCACATACCGAGCCGCATTGATCGGGTAGACACCGACATCACCGACCGGTCCGCCACCCAGTTCCTTTGACAGCCGAATGTTGGGAGCTTTGACATTAATGCAAAAACTGCCGCTGAATGTCTTGATCTCGCCGAACTGCTTCTCGCTGCACATTTGCATGACCTTGCGATTGAGAGGCTCATAGTGCAAACGGTAGGCAATCATGAGCTTGCGGTTCGCGTTCTTTGCTGCATCGATCATCCGGCGACACTGGTCGATTGATATCGCCATTGGTTTTTCACAGAGCACATGCTTGCCTGCTTCCAACGCGCGGATCGTGAACTCGGCGTGCATCGAATTGGGCAATACGATGTAAACGATATCAATGCGGTCATCGTTGGCGATCTTGTCAAAGTCGTCGTAGTTGTAGATCGCACTCTTTTCGACGTCATAAGCATCTGCCACGGTCTTCGCTTTATCACGATGACCGCTGACGAGGGCCGTGGGTCGCGAGTGTTTGCACAGCCCGAAGGCGGGCATGATTTGGCCGAGGGCCAGTTGACCGAGTCCGACGACTGCCCAGCCAAGCTTCTTCTCTACGACTTCAGGAAGTTTTAGATTGGGCGGTTGCTTGTTGGGCGGGGCCAATGGAACCTTCTTGCCCGCGGTGTCGATGGTTTGACCGCCAACGGGTTGAATCTGAGAACCATCAGACGGTTGGCCGGATTGGCCGGATTGGCCGTGCGCGCCTCCGCCGTTGACGGCACTCGCGGCGGCGAGCGACGCGGCTCCAAGCTGTGCGAACTGGCGACGGTTAAGTGATCGATGATCGGACATGTGGCAATTCCTTATGGGGTATAGACAACGTAGGAAGGCGACTAGGGGGGCGAGACCATGTTGGAACTGCGGAAATAGTCTTCCACAATTTCAATGACCTTTTTACCGCTGCCATGTTTCGCCGCGTCCTGCTTCAACTCTTCGTATCGATGAATGCCTTGCAGCATCCCGCTGTGCGTCGCCACCGTGTACTGCTTCGCGTCATCCAGAGCGACGCCGCCAATTTTTACATCCTTGATCTTTGCCCCTTTGGGGGAATCCAAGTTGACCGTCCATGTCAAACCGGAACTTTGAATCAGTCCTCCCACGCGTTGCCTGGGATCCTTGGCGGTCAAATTTTCAACCGACTGCTCTAAGGTGTTGCGAATCTGCTTCCCCGTCAGCGTGAGCGACGCCACTTTGACCGGGTGAGGCAGCAGTGCGTACAGTGCTTCTCGACGCACCGCGCCTGGTTGCAGGGTGATGCCATATCCGACGCCGGGCAGTAGAGCTAGATCCGTTCCCGCGTGCTGCTGAAGCAACTTAGCGACGAGAACGTCGAAGGGGCTGTCTTGCTTGTACTGGCGGGCAATGGGAGCCGCCGCCGTACCGATGATTTGCTCTAGCTGTTTACGATGTGGCTTTCGCATCGCGTCAATCTGCCTAGCGACCGCCTCGTCCGAAAAATCGTCGGTCCAGAGCATGTGTAGTTCATCTTCGATCTTTTCGATTTGTCCATTCGTAATCTTGATCCGGACCTCTCCAAGTGCGGCGGTATCCGACATCGCCTGAACAATCGTTGTGCCGTTTACTTTCCGCGCAGGGTGCAACCGGTCGTGAGAGTGACCGCCAACGATCAGGTCGATGCCACGAACTTTTTTGGCAAGCAGTTCATCCACGGCCGTCCCTTGATGCGAAAGGACCACTACGACATCTGTCTGGCTTTGCAACTGCGGGACATAACGTCCAGCAACCTCGATACCATCCATAAACTGAAGTCCGCGGATGTTCTTTGCCGCAGTCGTCTGGTCTGTGTTGTGATAACCGATCGTCAACACACCCACCTTTACTTCCCCGACCATGAACACCTTGAACGGCTCTCCAAAGATTGGCCCGCCGGTTTCCTGATCGTTGACATTGGCAGCCCGCATCGGAAACGTGGCGAGTTGTTGCAGATGGCGGGTCTGTTTCACGCCGTAGTCGAAGTCGTGATTCCCCAACGCCATGTAGTCATAGCCCACAGCGTTCATCAACCGGATGATCGCTTCTCCCTGTGTGAGATTGCCCAGCAGGTCGTCGCTAAACGTGTCGCCGGCATGCAGAAGTAGCACATTCTGCTCACCCCGCTCTCGGCGAATCTTATTGACTGCCGCCGCGAGGGCCGCAAAGCCGCCGATTTCCCCTTCGTGCTCGAAGCGATTTTCCGGCTGGTTCGGATTGCCGGTCTGGGATGTCGCGTTTCCAGGGCCTACCACGAACGGCATGTGTCGTCCGTGAAAATCACACGTGTGAAGAATCGTAATCACCGCGGACGGCGGCCTCGATTCTTCATCACCATAACCAACGACCCCTTTTCCAGCGAGAATGACACCGATGATGGAAGCGAGCAGAATGATGCAGCATCGATTCATCAACCCTTCCTATTTGAACGGAATGTAAGCGTAGTTGTCCATTTGTAAGTTGATGTTGACCGTCGCCGCCGAAACAGCGACCTTAACTTCATCCGCAACATCGGTGGTTGCAAACCCATGATGTGCGAGTGCTTGGCCGCAAACAAAAATCTCCACGCCGGCTTCCTTTAGTTTCGCCATCAGTTCAAGGTTCGGATTCTTCGTCTTACCTTTGTCCTTCAGATAGGCGTTGGTGTGCTCGGCGTACGCTTCGTGTGACAGAGCCGCTTTGGTGGCGGGACCATGTAGGATGATGGCCATCTTGAAGCCGTTGTCCATACCAGCTCCGGCCTGCGTGTACTGATTTAGGATCAACCCGGCTCGGTCAAATCCTTTGATGACACTGCCCGATTTGGAATTAGACGTGATATCAAGCAAAACCTTTGAATTCTGCTTCGGCTGATGAGACGCCTCAGGTAAAGCGACGATCCCACCGTGATCTCCAATCACCGGGTGCTGAAACTTTGGATTGCCGGTGGGGTCGTTTTCTTGGGCTACCGCTGCGGTAGCGGTGAGGAGCAAGACCGAACAAAACGTGATTGCAGTTTTCATGAGTGAATACTCTCAATTGAAGTGGAAAACGTGGGGTTCTGTGGTCAACTTGGCTGATTTGTAAAATCGCCTCGTATCTGTTTCAGCGCCATGGTTCGTCATCATGACCAAGCTCATCCAGACGCTGACTGGTCGCAGGCAACACTACTAATCTCCTTTGCAAGCCAAAAGCGAATTTGACTCCGATCCATTTGCGTTCGTCGGGGTATCCTTACGCGCGGAACAGGTGCAACTAGCGCGCCGGTATACGGCTAGTTGCTAATTTTGAAGCACGACCTTCGTGCATTCGCCTTTGCTTTCGTTGAACATTCGATACGCGTCGGGCGCTTCGCTCAGCGGTAGACGGTGGCTGATGATGTAAGTCGGATCGAAGCCACGGTTGTTCCGATTGGCACTGGTAGACTGATCGTGTGGTGCCTGGTCGCCGTCGCTTCCGGTCGAGGCATGCCCGTTACCCGTGATCCGGTCGAGCAGCGGTTGCAGGTAGTTATGCACGTGCGTTTGGCCCATCGCCATTTTCAGCCCTTTGCCAAAAGCCGCGCCGAAGGGCATTTTGTCGAGAAAGCCTCCATAGACGCCGGGGATCGAAACCGTTCCTCCCTTGCGACAGCAATAAATCGCCTGTCTCAATGCGTGAATTCGATCCGTCCCTAGATACGTGGCCTGTTTGACTCGATCGTAGATGGCATCGGGCGAAGTCCCGTGAGCCTCTAGGCCCACCGCGTCGATGCAGCAGTCTGGCCCCATGCCTCCGGTCATCTCATTTAGCGCCGCAGACACATCCACTTCATCAAAGTTGATCGTTTCCGCATTCCCATGATCGCGAGCCATCGTTAGGCGTTGCTCGACTTGGTCGATCGCAATCACGCGAGACGCTCCGAACCACCATGCACTTTGGATCGCAAATTGGCCTACTGGGCCACAACCCCACACGGCAACCGTATCTCCTTCGTTGATGTTGGCATTTTCAGCCGCCATGTACCCGGTGGGGAGAATATCGGAGAGGAACAATGCATGTTCATCGCTCACCTGTTCGCCAATCTTCATCGGACCAACGTCTGCAAACGGAACACGCACATATTCCGCCTGTCCGCCCGCATAACCGCCGAACATATGCGAGTAACCGAATAAACCCGAACCCGAGTAGCCGTACATCTTTGCGGCGGTCGAGGCATTCGGATTCGAGTTGTCACACAACGACCACAGTTTCTTTTGACAGAAAAAGCAATTTCCGCAAGCGATCGTAAATGGAACCACCACTCGATCGCCAACGCTCAGATTTTCAACCTTCTGGCCAACTTCAACGACCTCGCCCATGAACTCATGACCGAGAATGTCTCCGGCCTGCATCGAGGGGATGACGTTGTTGTAAAGATGCAAATCGCTGCCGCAGATGGCGGTCGACG from Roseimaritima ulvae includes these protein-coding regions:
- a CDS encoding IRE (iron responsive element), giving the protein MNLSHGLINKLVYLAILILMLIPLFLLGQPSGGGDSSGGQLTQMRDDFEISEADLGEINPASETMKLSTLGLRGPAATLLWHKAHTQEVNHEWDRLRATLNNISLLQPHFEKVWEFQAHNISYNISAQFDDYRQRYAWVIGGTEYLSKGVRQNRKSPALVWHTGWYYGQKLGMSDEKEQFRRLFRDDKPLHERIREEGIDVDSNETLGPDRKPDNWLVGRQWLNRGYRMTREGGIPLRRKTPLHFYETGPKWVFNYAIAIEREGELSDAAQRAWQNAGNAWTEYSEQTIPTTAEFTIRLGELDELLRKISDQEAEFAELTGDVRERMRTEAIENLSARDKKLLSIPADERNPQQAAEVDRIERMVSPQPLDVAKNMPREKKLEAIELADEITFSRRRLQKVEGYRQQVNFDYWATRAAAEQTTEMLEARRLVYEAEQLNDQARLDEAIAKYEQAWVKWAAVFDEYPLLMFDTTSDDLLDILKRYQAAIDSETFDSGFPLKEFWDMRESGAMDPQHYQQLVKEQREKDAEQRAQGGLLNLDFREMMLEAQQSNAADDADKGEAGEAGEADAEKAEGEKEETGDEPAGDQPADEQPATAEEDAEMKDESPEGEAEPEAEPEGESEPEGEAEPEGEAEGEAETEGEPETEPAAESDAAEDEANAPEEEPEA
- a CDS encoding Sec-independent protein translocase subunit TatA/TatB, which encodes MFGLSFFELMVIGVVAVLLFGAKLPEVARTLGGSYRDLKRGMNDIQNQFRLAELEVTRPKPVVQEEEEEGDGFGPAAVSSAPKFSPPPADD
- a CDS encoding ABC transporter ATP-binding protein, with protein sequence METKPTAVATEPTPSSSSSTDREVVIETRNLSKIYRDFWGRKKVHALKSLDIEVQKGEIFGLLGPNGSGKSTTIKLILGLLFPTSGRVLVFDKDATETRKNERIGYLPEESYLYKFLTAEETLDFYGRLFDMSGEDRRRRVEELIKLVGLEHARHRQLREYSKGMTRRVGLAQALINDPDLIMLDEPTTGLDPIGTREMKDLILNLRDQGKTVLLCSHQLADVQDVCDRVAILHQGELKELGRVSDLLKVQDVTEVHARGLSDEAKTEIAELIRRHGGEIDSIDNPTATMEDLFLNIVRESESRPGARRLSTATDQAADTNSDAGKQDGDA
- a CDS encoding ABC transporter permease; its protein translation is MTLQPEDFWSYSEWLLRPDAFLQSALLQGIVLTILAVLIGLVVGYLLSASRNGPSEGFYSVARVIRDLFVTDLPGTSAARVYALARLAFKEAIRRRVLVVAGIFVVGLLFAGWYLNPNSEDPARLYISFVLTATNYLILLLALFISCFSIPADIQNKTLYTIVTKPVRATEIVLGRVLGFVAVGTCLLVPMGIASYVFVVRGLDHDHAGIEEIARQDDGTYVGKTTYDRNHSHTFRLFEDEAGNLEGVTDFARGHQHVISKAKGSEEYEIGPPIGALTARVPSYGKLYFLDRSGQQTDQGIDTGNEKGKGGYGSAGLERLIGRTSQARRIEFGYIEGGNLSAGILTFPNVTADRYQDGLPLQLNLRAYRAYKGDIERGLRGTVTLRNPETGAASNARAFEVDEYEVDEFLIPLTLDGNDGEKNRDLNVFEDLVTEDGRLQIEIRCLDRGQYLGLTQGDVFLKPRENSFAWNFTKAYISIWLQMVMVISFGVMFSTFLNGSVAMLLTLVCVLMGFSAEAIYDVRHHIDINKPMGGGPLESLIRIVKQDAMTTDLDVDNLTGKIVQGVDTVIVYSMDVIATSLPNLPKMVGTAEYTASGFDIFGSLLARHATTTLAYFLLAFFVSYFCLKTREIAA
- a CDS encoding bifunctional folylpolyglutamate synthase/dihydrofolate synthase, with translation MAHDSPHDSRDTPLAQAMDFLYGRINYERLPAPSKAFPFRLARMRGLLRELDDPDQGLAVVHVGGTKGKGSTSTMVAAMLTAAGHRTGLYTSPHLNELGERFRVDGTNCDAANLVELVAQVREAAERLERDGKGSATFFELTTAIALLHFRRQNCRAAVLEVGLGGRLDSTNVCHPQVTAITSVGLDHQHILGHTVAEIAAEKAGIFKPGVLAISGVAEGPAAEVIRSHARQRGAPLWQIGREFSVKIDPQPPEWGTRFDFRTHTPDCIARQGWQVPLEGAHQGRNAAIALAVMDALASTGSLTASLPDQRRGLLNTVCPARTERFTHPSTGAIVLLDAAHNEDSVEALCEVIGRRAAGKPVAVVFGTSHDKDAAVQLRQLREVADLLVLTRFHENPRWRDPRELAEMAAEPADRQPRASEIRVIDRPADALEAAAEAVGGEGMVVICGSFFLAAELRPRLRT
- a CDS encoding Sec-independent protein translocase subunit TatA/TatB; protein product: MSHLLFAIGMPGLPEMLIVLFVALLLFGGSRLPSLMRNMGRSINEFKGGMNDSLDNDDVASQDADSKSKTAV